A portion of the Stigmatella aurantiaca DW4/3-1 genome contains these proteins:
- a CDS encoding MFS transporter yields the protein MKAFLTVWLGQLISKFGSQLAGFALSIWVFESTGSTSAFALVSLAAVLPGFLVAPVAGLVADRFAHRWVMFWSDVVGLLCALGAMGLFLMQQADLWTLVVLVVLNSAADTFRTPAWMAATTLMVPKENIGRASGMVQASQALTQLVAPLAAGLLMSVLSMQGVLLIDFASFFIALATLLFVRFAKHVPQKGPAGATWQSELLEGWTYIRSRAGLLGLMVFSFTLNLTAGMAQVALSPLVLSTSTAAVLGSVRSIGGVGMVVGSILMGGWGGPTRKVYGVFAFTALFGISLAGFGVIPVGMLTSIACFGTFLCVPVILGCKQVILQRKVVPEVQGRVFALDGMVGRAASVISFVLAGPLVDKLLEPLMSPGGELAGSLGHVFGVGPGRGIALMFVGLGGLIVLLAVVGWLMPSLRRVEEDLPDVIPEPSAGLGAVPHVGG from the coding sequence TTGAAAGCCTTTCTCACGGTCTGGCTGGGACAGCTCATTTCGAAGTTCGGCTCCCAGCTCGCTGGCTTCGCGCTCAGCATCTGGGTCTTCGAGAGCACGGGTTCGACCTCCGCCTTTGCCCTGGTCTCCCTGGCGGCCGTGCTGCCGGGATTTCTGGTGGCGCCTGTCGCGGGGCTCGTCGCCGATCGCTTCGCTCACCGATGGGTGATGTTCTGGAGCGACGTGGTGGGCCTGCTTTGCGCCCTGGGCGCCATGGGGTTGTTCCTCATGCAGCAGGCCGATCTGTGGACCCTCGTCGTCCTCGTGGTGCTCAACTCCGCCGCGGATACGTTTCGCACCCCGGCCTGGATGGCGGCCACCACCTTGATGGTGCCCAAGGAGAACATCGGGCGTGCGAGCGGAATGGTTCAAGCCTCCCAGGCGCTCACACAGCTCGTTGCCCCCCTCGCGGCGGGTCTCCTGATGTCCGTCCTGAGCATGCAGGGGGTGCTCCTGATCGACTTCGCCTCCTTCTTCATCGCCCTGGCCACCTTGCTCTTCGTCCGGTTCGCCAAGCACGTTCCGCAGAAGGGCCCCGCGGGAGCTACCTGGCAGAGCGAGCTGCTCGAAGGGTGGACCTACATCCGGAGCCGGGCGGGTTTGCTGGGGCTCATGGTCTTCAGCTTCACGCTCAACTTGACGGCGGGAATGGCCCAGGTCGCGCTCTCGCCGCTGGTGTTGTCCACCAGCACGGCCGCGGTCCTCGGGAGCGTCCGGTCCATTGGCGGCGTGGGGATGGTGGTGGGGAGCATTCTCATGGGCGGCTGGGGCGGGCCCACGCGCAAGGTGTATGGCGTCTTTGCCTTCACCGCCCTGTTCGGGATCAGCCTCGCGGGTTTCGGGGTGATTCCGGTGGGCATGCTGACCTCCATCGCCTGCTTTGGCACGTTCTTGTGTGTCCCGGTCATTCTCGGGTGCAAGCAGGTCATCCTGCAGCGCAAGGTGGTGCCCGAGGTGCAGGGACGGGTCTTCGCGCTGGACGGCATGGTGGGCCGGGCGGCCTCGGTCATCTCCTTTGTCCTCGCGGGCCCCTTGGTCGACAAACTGCTCGAGCCCCTCATGTCTCCGGGAGGGGAGCTGGCGGGAAGCCTGGGTCATGTCTTCGGGGTCGGGCCAGGACGGGGCATTGCCCTCATGTTCGTGGGACTGGGCGGACTGATCGTGTTGTTGGCCGTCGTGGGCTGGCTCATGCCCTCGCTCCGGCGGGTGGAAGAAGATCTGCCCGATGTCATTCCGGAGCCCTCCGCGGGACTGGGAGCGGTGCCTCACGTGGGGGGATAA
- a CDS encoding amidase, with protein MSAQGLGEATIDSVHAGYRNGSLTCSRLVEFYLHRVKRLDLRTDGRPPLNSIVSIAPDVREQAASCDREMAAGGVSKPLHGIPVWVKDNIAVAGLAASAGLLDFADAVAPEDAALVSKLRRAGAVIMGTTSMTGLGMGTDAWGSRFGRAGNVYDTREEPGGSSNGPAIAISANFGMVAVGVDDCCSIIMPAALNGAVGLRPSVGLVPREGVVLASLDTSPGPITRTTEDLGRVLEAMAVPGSGGGSVSRRVSGKRVGVLVRAGKMAFDVPEGMRAPFDQALRDLGALGATVVPDVHLKEVRMLRLSPIAYHNAIVQHLKARNTPPTSVRELFKLGLLAPGALRDIGRAPIAALWPNVRLPDVFAPWYRRILRENQQALAREMDQQGLDALIFLSLPLHSTLSTVTQAPQLTVPAGSFLQSATGARLPVGLSFLGRQWDEATVLEIARAYEAWTRHRRPPEFGDGDGAGEPLDLAQFNAVKLAVAHRVRDTMRLRGRNDAPLSPEEFTAAVDGVKKELGYRD; from the coding sequence ATGAGCGCGCAGGGACTCGGCGAAGCGACCATCGACAGCGTTCACGCGGGGTACCGCAACGGTTCCCTCACGTGCTCGCGGTTGGTCGAGTTCTACCTTCATCGCGTCAAGCGGCTCGATCTGCGCACGGACGGGAGGCCGCCGCTCAACAGCATCGTCTCGATCGCTCCGGATGTCCGCGAGCAGGCGGCGAGCTGTGACCGCGAGATGGCCGCGGGCGGCGTCTCGAAGCCGCTCCATGGGATTCCCGTCTGGGTCAAGGACAACATCGCGGTCGCGGGGCTCGCGGCCTCCGCGGGGTTGCTCGACTTCGCCGACGCCGTGGCTCCCGAGGATGCCGCCCTCGTGTCGAAGCTGCGCCGCGCTGGGGCCGTGATCATGGGGACCACGTCCATGACGGGGCTGGGGATGGGGACCGATGCCTGGGGCAGCCGGTTCGGGCGGGCCGGCAACGTGTATGACACGCGGGAGGAGCCAGGCGGGTCGAGCAATGGCCCGGCGATCGCCATCTCGGCGAACTTCGGCATGGTGGCGGTTGGCGTCGATGATTGTTGTTCCATCATCATGCCGGCGGCCCTCAACGGGGCCGTGGGGCTCCGGCCCAGTGTTGGCCTCGTTCCTCGCGAGGGCGTCGTCCTCGCCTCCTTGGATACATCCCCAGGGCCCATCACCCGGACGACCGAGGATCTCGGCCGGGTGCTGGAAGCCATGGCGGTGCCAGGCTCCGGCGGCGGGAGCGTCTCCCGCCGCGTCTCGGGAAAGAGGGTCGGGGTCCTCGTGCGCGCTGGCAAGATGGCCTTCGATGTCCCGGAGGGCATGCGAGCGCCCTTCGATCAAGCGTTGCGCGACCTCGGGGCCCTGGGGGCGACGGTGGTTCCGGACGTCCACCTGAAGGAGGTGCGCATGCTCCGGCTCTCGCCGATCGCCTATCACAACGCCATCGTGCAGCACCTAAAGGCGCGCAATACCCCGCCCACGTCCGTGCGTGAGTTGTTCAAGCTGGGTCTGCTCGCGCCGGGGGCGCTTCGCGACATTGGCCGGGCTCCGATCGCGGCACTCTGGCCGAACGTGCGCCTGCCCGATGTCTTTGCCCCGTGGTACCGCCGGATCCTCCGTGAGAACCAACAAGCCCTGGCCCGCGAGATGGATCAACAAGGGCTCGATGCCCTGATCTTCCTCTCTCTTCCGCTGCACAGCACGCTGTCGACCGTGACGCAGGCCCCACAGCTCACGGTGCCGGCGGGATCTTTCCTTCAGTCGGCCACGGGGGCGCGGTTGCCCGTGGGTCTTTCGTTCCTGGGAAGGCAGTGGGACGAGGCCACCGTGCTGGAGATCGCCCGCGCATATGAGGCGTGGACCCGTCACCGGCGTCCACCCGAGTTCGGAGATGGGGATGGCGCGGGCGAGCCGCTCGACCTTGCGCAGTTCAACGCCGTCAAGCTGGCCGTTGCCCACCGGGTGCGGGACACCATGCGGCTGCGCGGGCGGAACGATGCGCCGCTCTCGCCAGAGGAATTCACCGCGGCCGTCGATGGTGTGAAGAAGGAGCTCGGATACCGGGATTGA
- a CDS encoding FUSC family protein: MRAFQPSYAWDCFVASDPDLSRLKMGLRALLGMGLTLVVLAVLGQLLHQPTSLGMVGMMVGMMTSVSVQDPLPPQERITLLCVPGVAAAAVCLGAISAPNLVVSSLLFLGVTFLVVSARRFGPRGTALGTIAFMTFFFALFVHASAAQLPWMLASVGVGSAVAFGVRTWLIPERALSALRRTLRVYRRSISLLLAELAQVLPSQEGRRREKRIRRAFRWVNEGAMEVEQHLERVPPEGLAPGLSKEEIRERLLEMELAAERLASSVYQGLTQNGLTPSERQDLQAKVATLWRESRGIHSPPAESGPQAIASQDASAAATKIESALNKLREVMARPFGAHSGARPSHASGPPLPPQEEAAEEAGPASKPLKLHASTRQAIQATVAGGLAMIAGHALSSTRWYWAVVASFVVFNRASTRGDILLRAWHRALGTVVGVMAGLLLATVVSGHRDIEIALLFACAFLGFYLLRVSYAWMVFWFTTLLVVLYSLTGRYSPDLLYLRLWETLAGASIGALVAVVLLPSRTRVRVWQTSADVLRSVASSLDVVAAPPGPTNGRLIVERVRRIDTQLREVRESARPLIDRMFFVGQDTRRLVHALASIAFFVRHLEPLGPLSTTEENALRMTAAGLAEKARMLASVLEEGGTGLPPDLGVTPPQRLEDKPPGNAKTPPPLSLWLERIDAALMELHDLIRGIHGQKEDSTAHATSLPSR; the protein is encoded by the coding sequence ATGCGAGCCTTTCAGCCTTCCTATGCGTGGGACTGCTTCGTCGCGTCGGATCCAGACCTCAGCCGGCTGAAGATGGGACTGCGCGCCCTGCTGGGGATGGGGCTCACCCTGGTGGTGCTCGCCGTGCTGGGCCAACTCCTCCATCAACCCACCTCTCTGGGGATGGTGGGAATGATGGTGGGGATGATGACTTCGGTCTCCGTGCAGGATCCCCTCCCCCCCCAGGAGCGGATCACCTTGCTGTGCGTACCGGGTGTCGCGGCGGCGGCCGTGTGTCTGGGAGCGATCTCCGCACCGAACCTGGTGGTGAGCTCTCTGCTCTTTCTGGGGGTGACCTTTCTGGTCGTCTCGGCCCGCCGCTTTGGACCGCGGGGGACGGCGCTCGGAACGATCGCCTTCATGACCTTTTTCTTCGCCCTCTTCGTGCACGCCAGCGCGGCACAGCTCCCCTGGATGCTCGCCAGCGTCGGCGTCGGCAGCGCGGTGGCTTTCGGCGTTCGCACCTGGCTCATTCCCGAACGGGCCCTCTCAGCACTCCGCCGGACGCTCCGTGTCTACCGGCGCAGCATCAGCCTCTTGCTGGCCGAACTCGCCCAGGTGCTCCCCTCCCAGGAAGGACGCCGGCGGGAAAAACGAATCCGCCGGGCCTTCCGCTGGGTGAACGAAGGGGCCATGGAGGTCGAGCAACACCTCGAACGCGTGCCCCCGGAGGGCCTCGCCCCCGGCCTCTCGAAAGAGGAGATTCGCGAGCGCCTGCTCGAGATGGAACTCGCCGCGGAACGGCTCGCGTCATCGGTCTACCAGGGGCTCACCCAGAACGGACTCACCCCCTCGGAGCGTCAGGATCTTCAAGCCAAGGTGGCCACCCTTTGGCGCGAGAGCCGGGGCATTCACAGCCCTCCGGCGGAAAGCGGCCCCCAGGCCATTGCCTCTCAGGATGCATCCGCCGCCGCCACGAAGATCGAGAGCGCATTGAACAAGCTTCGCGAGGTGATGGCCCGTCCTTTCGGGGCGCATTCCGGAGCACGGCCTTCACACGCCAGCGGCCCCCCGCTGCCTCCTCAGGAGGAAGCAGCGGAAGAGGCAGGGCCTGCGTCCAAGCCCCTGAAGCTTCATGCCTCCACACGCCAGGCCATCCAAGCGACCGTCGCGGGAGGACTCGCCATGATCGCGGGCCACGCCCTGTCGAGCACCCGGTGGTACTGGGCGGTGGTGGCCTCGTTCGTGGTCTTCAATCGCGCCTCGACCCGGGGAGACATTCTCCTCCGGGCCTGGCACCGGGCCCTGGGAACCGTGGTGGGGGTGATGGCCGGGCTGCTGCTCGCCACGGTGGTGAGTGGCCACCGAGACATCGAGATTGCACTGCTCTTCGCCTGTGCCTTCCTCGGCTTCTACTTGCTGCGGGTCTCCTATGCGTGGATGGTCTTCTGGTTCACCACGCTCCTGGTGGTGCTCTACAGCTTGACGGGACGTTACTCACCGGACCTGCTGTACCTGCGGCTCTGGGAGACGCTGGCGGGTGCAAGCATCGGTGCCCTGGTGGCCGTCGTGCTCCTCCCATCGCGCACACGGGTCCGCGTCTGGCAGACCTCCGCGGATGTCCTGCGCAGCGTCGCCTCCTCGCTCGATGTGGTGGCAGCGCCCCCTGGCCCCACGAATGGCCGGCTCATCGTGGAGCGTGTGAGGCGGATTGACACACAACTGCGAGAGGTTCGTGAGTCCGCGCGCCCACTCATCGACCGGATGTTTTTCGTGGGGCAGGACACCCGCCGCCTCGTGCATGCGCTCGCCTCGATTGCCTTCTTCGTCAGGCACCTGGAGCCGCTCGGCCCTCTCTCCACCACCGAGGAGAACGCGCTTCGCATGACAGCGGCTGGGCTCGCGGAGAAAGCCCGAATGCTCGCCTCGGTTCTGGAGGAAGGAGGCACGGGACTCCCCCCGGATCTCGGCGTTACACCGCCGCAGCGGCTCGAGGACAAGCCCCCCGGCAATGCCAAGACCCCGCCGCCCTTGAGCCTCTGGCTGGAGCGCATCGATGCGGCCCTCATGGAACTCCACGACCTGATCCGGGGGATTCACGGACAGAAAGAGGACTCCACCGCCCACGCCACCTCCTTGCCCTCGCGTTGA
- a CDS encoding MFS transporter — translation MFSVALRRHVLRSFAALASAVPLFRPGSSLPGASAPLLGAPPPGQCAAFPTPRRALRQTLKASVAEGMVTEVFTACAGATALTAWAIALKLGPFLVGVMTALPFFAQFIQFPAAWLTSTFGHRRVALTAVFLSRVVMLPLCAVPWLPLELAGQQRLLVGIAAASAVLGVVGNNAWVAWMGELVPGSLRGRYFGRRTALCTLSGTLASLTAGFLLDRLRGTEGPGMGLPLLAGFACAVGFITTYIMSLQHDPSPGGTPFRLDLRATLMPWKDGRARRVLLYQVVWNAAVGLSAPYFAFHTIQNLQMSFVFMALHAAAVAGVRVLTAPLWGKLIDRVGAQPVVMACSLGISTIPLLWLLPDAGTLWPLAFDALLAGGLWSGHGLAVFALPLAVAPRQGRPFYLAAFATTGGLAYAAASAVGGALAGALPATFTLGNHAWVNFHVLFVLSAFARFGAVFFAARIVEPEAHSVTSIGALLGMLKVRPRTVRSL, via the coding sequence GTGTTTTCCGTCGCCCTCCGCCGTCACGTTCTGCGCAGCTTCGCCGCGCTGGCCTCCGCCGTCCCGCTGTTCCGCCCCGGCAGCTCCCTGCCGGGCGCTTCCGCGCCATTGCTCGGTGCACCGCCTCCCGGGCAGTGCGCGGCCTTCCCCACCCCCCGCCGGGCGCTTCGCCAGACGTTGAAGGCCTCGGTGGCGGAGGGCATGGTCACGGAGGTCTTCACCGCGTGCGCGGGCGCCACGGCGCTCACCGCCTGGGCCATCGCGCTGAAACTGGGGCCGTTTCTCGTCGGGGTGATGACGGCGCTGCCCTTCTTCGCCCAGTTCATCCAGTTCCCGGCGGCTTGGCTCACCTCCACCTTCGGCCACCGGCGGGTGGCGCTCACCGCGGTGTTCCTGTCCCGCGTGGTGATGTTGCCCCTGTGCGCGGTGCCGTGGCTGCCGCTGGAGCTGGCCGGGCAGCAGCGGTTGCTCGTTGGCATCGCCGCCGCCTCGGCCGTCCTGGGCGTGGTGGGCAACAACGCCTGGGTGGCGTGGATGGGAGAACTCGTCCCCGGCAGCCTCCGGGGCCGCTACTTCGGCCGACGCACCGCGCTGTGCACCCTCTCCGGAACGCTGGCCTCGCTCACCGCGGGCTTCCTGTTGGACCGTCTGCGCGGCACGGAGGGGCCCGGCATGGGGCTCCCCCTGCTGGCGGGGTTTGCGTGCGCCGTGGGGTTCATCACCACCTACATCATGTCCCTCCAGCATGACCCCTCGCCGGGAGGCACCCCCTTCCGGTTGGACCTCCGGGCAACGCTGATGCCCTGGAAGGATGGGCGCGCCCGCCGTGTGCTCCTCTATCAGGTGGTGTGGAACGCGGCGGTCGGACTGTCGGCACCCTACTTCGCGTTCCACACGATCCAGAACCTCCAGATGAGCTTCGTCTTCATGGCGCTGCACGCCGCGGCGGTGGCGGGCGTGCGCGTGTTGACGGCCCCGCTCTGGGGAAAGCTCATCGACCGGGTCGGGGCGCAGCCCGTGGTGATGGCGTGCTCCCTCGGCATCTCCACCATTCCCCTGCTCTGGCTGTTGCCCGACGCGGGAACCCTGTGGCCCCTGGCCTTCGACGCGTTGCTGGCGGGAGGGCTCTGGAGTGGCCACGGACTGGCGGTGTTCGCCCTTCCGCTGGCGGTGGCCCCCCGGCAGGGGCGGCCGTTCTATCTGGCGGCGTTCGCCACCACGGGAGGCCTGGCTTACGCGGCAGCCTCCGCGGTGGGAGGCGCCCTGGCCGGTGCCTTGCCCGCCACCTTCACGCTGGGAAACCACGCCTGGGTGAACTTCCACGTGCTCTTCGTGCTCTCCGCCTTTGCCCGGTTTGGCGCGGTCTTCTTCGCGGCACGCATCGTCGAGCCGGAGGCTCACTCCGTGACCTCGATTGGAGCCCTCTTGGGGATGCTGAAAGTCCGCCCCCGGACGGTCCGCTCCCTCTGA
- a CDS encoding polyprenyl synthetase family protein, producing MDTAGKLSNFLGIVEQQLGAVLVDGDAGPGVMGDTLMEAARHLCLGSGSKRARPMLVSLFGDAVGLSSEHLVDVAVSAELIHSASLLHDDVVDAGMFRRGRPTVNARWGNIVAVMSGDLILSTTLLRLAQLDERLSRSALSVVSEMTRAAITEVEARGVMELPLPRLRYIAEGKTGSLFGWCGHAAATLANQPEAAKRFDGFGRHLGVAFQIADDIRDVLGTDVGKPQYADLQSRTPSMPILLAVEKDEGLRRKLKDAWAFSSITPDRIKEIGASIIACGAVEQSLAQMNVEIDAALGYLGSFANSDGGAELASWARKLSSGITDQVRSKVA from the coding sequence ATGGATACGGCTGGTAAGCTGTCTAATTTTCTCGGAATCGTAGAGCAGCAGCTGGGCGCCGTGCTGGTGGATGGGGACGCGGGACCGGGGGTGATGGGCGACACGCTGATGGAAGCGGCGCGCCACCTGTGCCTGGGCAGCGGCAGCAAGCGGGCGCGCCCCATGCTGGTGAGCCTCTTTGGTGACGCGGTCGGCCTGTCCTCCGAGCACCTCGTGGATGTGGCCGTCTCGGCCGAGCTCATCCACTCCGCCAGCCTCCTGCATGATGACGTGGTGGACGCGGGCATGTTCCGCCGGGGCCGCCCCACGGTGAACGCCCGCTGGGGCAACATCGTCGCGGTGATGAGCGGGGACCTCATCCTCTCCACCACGCTCTTGCGGCTGGCGCAGCTCGACGAGCGCCTCTCCCGGAGCGCCCTGTCGGTGGTCTCCGAGATGACCCGCGCGGCCATCACCGAGGTGGAGGCCCGAGGGGTCATGGAGCTGCCGTTGCCGCGGCTGCGCTACATCGCCGAGGGCAAGACGGGTTCGCTCTTCGGGTGGTGTGGCCATGCCGCCGCCACGCTGGCCAACCAGCCGGAGGCCGCGAAGCGCTTCGATGGGTTTGGCCGCCACCTGGGCGTGGCCTTCCAGATTGCCGACGACATCCGGGATGTGCTCGGCACCGATGTAGGCAAGCCGCAGTACGCGGACTTGCAGTCGCGCACGCCCTCCATGCCCATCCTGTTGGCGGTGGAGAAGGACGAGGGGCTGCGGCGCAAGCTCAAGGATGCGTGGGCCTTCTCGTCCATCACCCCGGACCGCATCAAGGAGATCGGCGCCTCCATCATCGCGTGCGGTGCCGTGGAGCAGTCGTTGGCCCAGATGAACGTCGAGATCGATGCGGCGCTGGGCTACCTGGGGAGCTTCGCGAACTCGGATGGGGGCGCGGAGTTGGCGAGTTGGGCGCGTAAGCTGTCCAGCGGCATCACGGATCAAGTCCGGAGCAAGGTTGCATGA
- a CDS encoding GbsR/MarR family transcriptional regulator gives MKGYLWTGGNPGPVPAAVPGPGGLAPWEALAIEAVGNVIEFWGFKRNQGRMWALLYLRGEPLTAGEIERELDLSKGGVSMLLRDLERWGVVLRVRPPSDTIWRYAAETDLVRMVTHVIAEREVGFIARIRADLAEARRLAQNIGSVPAERLHRLERMATLAAHVEKAIRLFIKTARLDVGGVLGAFRDEPGSVREKRR, from the coding sequence ATGAAGGGGTATCTGTGGACGGGGGGAAATCCAGGGCCTGTTCCCGCGGCGGTGCCAGGCCCGGGGGGGCTGGCACCGTGGGAGGCCCTGGCGATCGAGGCCGTGGGCAACGTCATCGAGTTCTGGGGGTTCAAGCGGAACCAGGGGCGGATGTGGGCGCTGCTCTACCTGCGCGGCGAGCCGCTCACGGCCGGTGAGATTGAGCGCGAGCTGGACTTGTCCAAGGGCGGCGTCTCCATGCTCCTGAGGGACCTGGAGCGCTGGGGGGTGGTGCTGCGCGTTCGCCCCCCGAGCGACACCATCTGGCGTTACGCGGCGGAGACGGATCTGGTGCGCATGGTGACGCACGTCATCGCCGAGCGCGAGGTGGGTTTCATCGCGCGCATTCGCGCGGATTTGGCGGAAGCCCGGCGGTTGGCGCAGAACATTGGGAGTGTGCCGGCCGAGCGCCTCCATCGCCTGGAGAGGATGGCCACGCTCGCGGCGCACGTGGAGAAAGCCATCCGCCTGTTCATCAAGACAGCGCGGTTGGATGTAGGGGGCGTGCTGGGGGCGTTTCGCGATGAGCCGGGCAGTGTCCGGGAGAAGCGCCGATAG
- a CDS encoding gamma-glutamylcyclotransferase: protein MDSHYDQVMKARSAADPSVSRLYFAYSTILDRAAFEEWRSQHSYDFFQLPEGKLAEALDVDLVYDFPSRWWGGRVAGLTDRPGKSLFGRLFEIRGQDWPILQHKEGVVTGMCIERPVRVRVEGQEMDAIAFTTAPRRASTEGAISPRFVEALVRGAQSAGLPADYIERLRRGEQG from the coding sequence ATGGACTCTCACTACGATCAGGTCATGAAGGCGCGGAGCGCCGCGGATCCTTCCGTCTCCCGGCTGTACTTTGCCTACTCGACCATCCTCGATCGCGCCGCCTTCGAGGAATGGCGCTCGCAGCACTCGTACGACTTCTTCCAACTGCCCGAGGGCAAGCTGGCCGAGGCCTTGGACGTGGATCTCGTGTACGACTTTCCCTCCCGGTGGTGGGGGGGACGGGTGGCGGGGCTCACGGACCGTCCAGGCAAGAGCCTCTTTGGACGCCTCTTCGAGATTCGCGGCCAGGACTGGCCCATCCTCCAGCACAAGGAGGGGGTCGTGACGGGGATGTGCATCGAGCGTCCCGTGCGCGTCCGCGTGGAGGGCCAGGAGATGGATGCCATCGCCTTCACCACGGCCCCTCGGAGGGCTTCCACGGAGGGGGCCATTAGCCCTCGCTTCGTGGAGGCGCTGGTGCGCGGCGCCCAGAGCGCGGGACTGCCAGCGGACTACATCGAGCGCTTGCGCCGGGGCGAGCAGGGGTGA
- a CDS encoding bifunctional metallophosphatase/5'-nucleotidase, which produces MDTSPRTLRLLQTSDLHTNIFPWDYFTGTPDAQRGLAKVATLVRKARAENPDCNLLIDTGDTIQGTPLGTYYSLVDNTPQHPMALAMNELRYDAMALGNHEFNYGLGVLNKFKSEVGFPLLGANVRKTADGSEAFTPYLIKEVCGVKVGLLGLVTPGVTTWERPENIPGLSFADPLETARTYVPKLRQEGADVVVVAIHSGPDKQPTGSATDPASWLADYADSTKWADRGNLPGENEAVQIAQQVDGIDVLLTGHTHQPIPKMLLKNTQGHEVLLIQPNRWGSHLGQVDLSLVHRDGHWTVDGKDSRLVAVDASVAEDTQVVQLTQRHHETTQAYVNARIGSTRAAFPGGHAARYGDSALADLINKVQEEAAAAEGQPVDFSLAAIFTDTAALPAGDVTLRDAYSVYVYDNTLYVMEINGSILRRALEVNAQFFNPWNASSPPDASNPDLARQPNARLYNWDIYSGIEYGFDLTKPTGSRLTHLRFKGQDVTDVQLFRIAINNYRAGGGGGFSMFREGRILWTSADGVRDYIARYIAAHPDLEPSSVNTCNFTLSPDLYKYYYEATLGPAKCSSP; this is translated from the coding sequence GTGGACACCTCTCCACGCACGTTGCGGCTGCTCCAGACGAGCGACCTGCACACCAACATCTTCCCCTGGGACTACTTCACCGGCACCCCGGACGCGCAGCGAGGCCTCGCCAAGGTGGCCACGCTCGTCCGGAAGGCGCGGGCGGAGAATCCGGACTGCAACCTGCTCATCGACACGGGAGACACCATCCAGGGGACGCCGCTGGGCACCTACTACTCCCTGGTGGACAACACCCCCCAGCATCCCATGGCGCTGGCGATGAACGAGCTGCGCTACGACGCCATGGCGCTCGGGAACCACGAGTTCAACTACGGCCTCGGGGTCCTCAACAAGTTCAAGAGCGAGGTGGGCTTTCCCCTCCTCGGCGCCAACGTGCGCAAGACGGCCGATGGCAGCGAGGCGTTCACCCCTTACCTCATCAAAGAGGTGTGTGGGGTGAAGGTAGGCCTGCTGGGCCTGGTAACGCCCGGGGTGACGACGTGGGAGCGCCCGGAGAACATCCCCGGCCTGAGCTTCGCCGATCCCCTGGAGACGGCCCGAACCTATGTGCCGAAGCTCCGGCAAGAGGGGGCCGATGTTGTCGTGGTCGCCATCCACAGCGGCCCGGACAAGCAGCCCACGGGCTCGGCGACCGATCCGGCCTCCTGGCTGGCCGATTACGCCGATTCCACGAAGTGGGCGGACCGGGGCAACCTCCCCGGTGAGAACGAGGCGGTGCAGATCGCCCAGCAGGTGGACGGCATCGACGTGCTGCTCACGGGCCACACCCACCAGCCCATCCCGAAGATGCTGCTGAAGAACACCCAGGGCCATGAGGTGTTGCTCATTCAGCCCAACCGCTGGGGCAGTCACCTGGGCCAGGTGGATCTCTCCCTCGTCCACCGGGACGGCCACTGGACGGTGGATGGCAAGGACTCCCGCCTCGTTGCCGTGGATGCTTCCGTGGCAGAGGACACCCAGGTGGTTCAGCTCACCCAGCGCCACCACGAGACCACGCAGGCCTACGTGAACGCCCGCATCGGGTCCACCCGGGCCGCGTTTCCAGGGGGCCATGCCGCCCGGTATGGGGACAGCGCCCTGGCGGACCTCATCAACAAGGTCCAGGAAGAGGCCGCCGCCGCGGAAGGCCAGCCCGTGGACTTCTCGCTCGCCGCCATCTTCACCGATACCGCCGCGCTGCCCGCTGGGGACGTCACCCTGCGCGATGCCTACAGCGTCTATGTGTACGACAACACGCTGTACGTGATGGAGATCAACGGCTCCATCCTGCGCCGGGCCCTGGAGGTCAACGCCCAGTTCTTCAATCCGTGGAATGCCAGCTCGCCGCCGGATGCCTCCAATCCCGACCTGGCGAGGCAGCCCAACGCGCGCCTTTACAACTGGGACATCTATTCGGGAATCGAATACGGGTTCGATCTCACGAAGCCCACGGGCTCGCGCCTCACCCACCTGCGGTTCAAGGGGCAAGACGTGACCGATGTGCAGCTCTTCCGCATCGCCATCAACAACTACCGGGCCGGGGGCGGGGGCGGCTTCTCCATGTTCCGGGAGGGCAGGATCCTCTGGACCTCCGCCGATGGGGTGCGGGACTACATCGCCCGCTACATCGCGGCCCATCCGGACCTCGAGCCGTCCAGCGTGAACACGTGCAACTTCACGCTCTCGCCGGACCTGTACAAGTACTACTACGAGGCCACCCTCGGCCCCGCGAAGTGCTCCTCGCCGTAG